In Passer domesticus isolate bPasDom1 chromosome 9, bPasDom1.hap1, whole genome shotgun sequence, a genomic segment contains:
- the LOC135308184 gene encoding uncharacterized protein LOC135308184 — translation MPGSGSWGWRKVRPQQPSMEGTAAEAARWSGSPSQVPPSPLQSRGSTDTEVEDRCPICLDSWREPSFVMPCLHCFCYACILRWADNKTQCPLCKGEMTSILHSLRADDDFEEHAIIPPVTPPVVHPARRAHREPDAPSLHRPGAHQWWVTARDVQHFMGGFQLPNWMSCFSANSAIQQTMHLWFCQSLEMLFETATSGAQHTHVPEQQHCRDNHHLPHQWDTHGDTGQEDSSSSLTPGPARSCVDEMPSTSSSAIGWGPSTHPSASTTIHVEQEEEPDRLCPGPPNFIRDNDPSAGGPHQPQKKRVSSPKGSPSRRRHRH, via the exons ATGCCAGGTtcaggcagctggggctggaggaagGTGCgcccacagcagcccag CATGGAAGGcactgctgcagaagcagcaagGTGGAGTGGTTCACCATCCCAAGTTCCCCCCAGCCCattgcagagcaggggcagcacagacacagaggtGGAGGACCGCTGTCCCATCTGTCTGGACAGCTGGAGGGAGCCCAGCTTTGTGATGCCGTGCCTGCACTGCTTCTGCTATGCCTGCATCCTGCGGTGGGCCGACAACAAAACCCAGTGCCCCTTGTGCAAGGGGGAGATGACCTCCATCCTGCACTCACTGCGGGCAGATGATGATTTTGAGGAGCATGCCATCATTCCACCCGTGACACCACCAGTAGTCCACCCAGCAAGAAGAGCTCACAGAGAGCCAGATGCTCCCAGCCTCCATCGCCCTGGAGCACATCAGTGGTGGGTGACAGCGAGAGATGTCCAGCATTTCATGGGTGGCTTCCAGCTCCCGAACTGGATGAGCTGTTTCTCTGCCAACTCAGCAATACAACAGACCATGCACTTGTGGTTCTGTCAGAGCTTGGAGATGCTGTTTGAAACAGCAACATCCGGGGCCCAGCACACACAcgtccctgagcagcagcattgCAGGGACAATCACCACCTGCCACACCAGTGGGACACCCATGgtgacacagggcaggaggACAGCTCCTCATCTCTTACCCCTGGTCCAGCAAGATCCTGTGTAGATGAGATGCCTAGCACCTCATCTAGTGCCATTGGTTGGGGTCCAAGTACACACCCCTCTGCTTCCACTACCATCCATGTGGAACAAGAGGAGGAACCagacaggctgtgcccaggcccTCCTAATTTCATTAGGGACAATGATCCTTCAGCTGGGGGACCCCACCAACCACAAAAAAAGAGGGTCAGTAGCCCCAAAGGCTCTCCATCTCGCAGGAGGCATCGTCACTGA